From Haloarcula hispanica ATCC 33960, the proteins below share one genomic window:
- the truD gene encoding tRNA pseudouridine(13) synthase TruD, with translation MQAAHPIERAVGMEYYVSDADGVGGHLRASPADFRVRELEAFGTEPVDADTGAYPHLVFRAELRNWETNDFASKLSDRLGISRERVSWAGTKDKRAVTTQLFSVKGVAAEDLPEIGGTDIEVIGRAGRPILFGDLAGNAFEIVVRDTENTDNAASVVADLQAFASGEDPTGDRARSSDATLPDGDTTVGVPNYFGQQRFGSRRPVTHEVGLAIARGEWKNAVLAYVGNPDEREPESTQEARAYVDETHDWAGALDRLPGALGYERSICHRLVENGASEPADFREALEALPSNLQSLFVNAAQSYVFNRILSERLERGLPFDRPVEGDIVCFRDSDAPEAFPIPDADRTQEVTAKRLSTVERHCERGRAFVTAPLVGTDTELGSGEPGDIAREVLDDVGLEQGDFDLPGAFDSDGTRRAILLRTDLGVERDDADLTFSFSLPKGSYATVLLREFRKGDPNA, from the coding sequence ATGCAAGCGGCCCACCCAATCGAGCGAGCGGTCGGTATGGAGTACTACGTCAGCGACGCCGACGGGGTGGGCGGCCACCTCCGCGCTTCCCCTGCGGACTTCCGGGTTCGGGAACTGGAGGCGTTCGGCACCGAACCGGTCGACGCCGACACCGGGGCGTATCCGCATCTCGTTTTCCGGGCGGAGCTTCGTAACTGGGAGACCAACGACTTTGCCAGCAAACTCTCCGACAGGCTGGGTATCTCCCGCGAGCGGGTGTCGTGGGCGGGAACGAAAGACAAGCGCGCGGTCACGACCCAGTTGTTCTCGGTAAAGGGAGTCGCAGCCGAGGACCTGCCGGAGATCGGCGGCACGGACATCGAGGTTATCGGCCGCGCCGGCCGCCCCATCCTCTTCGGCGATCTGGCGGGCAATGCCTTCGAGATTGTCGTCCGGGACACCGAGAACACCGACAACGCCGCCAGCGTGGTGGCCGACCTGCAGGCGTTCGCCAGCGGAGAGGACCCGACGGGGGACAGGGCCCGGTCCAGCGACGCCACGCTGCCAGACGGCGACACGACGGTCGGCGTCCCCAACTACTTCGGCCAGCAGCGGTTCGGGTCTCGCCGGCCGGTCACCCACGAGGTCGGGCTGGCCATCGCCCGCGGCGAGTGGAAGAACGCAGTCCTCGCCTACGTCGGAAACCCGGATGAGCGCGAACCGGAGTCGACGCAGGAGGCGCGAGCATACGTCGACGAAACCCACGACTGGGCCGGCGCGCTGGACAGGCTGCCCGGCGCGCTGGGCTACGAGCGCTCCATCTGTCACCGGCTGGTCGAGAACGGAGCCAGCGAGCCGGCGGATTTCCGCGAGGCACTGGAGGCGCTGCCGTCGAACCTCCAGTCGCTGTTCGTCAACGCCGCCCAGTCGTACGTCTTCAACCGCATCCTTTCCGAGCGGCTGGAACGGGGCCTCCCCTTCGACCGGCCCGTGGAAGGCGACATAGTCTGTTTCCGTGACAGCGACGCGCCCGAGGCCTTCCCGATTCCGGACGCCGACCGCACCCAGGAAGTCACTGCCAAGCGGCTGTCGACCGTTGAGCGCCACTGCGAGCGCGGGAGAGCGTTTGTCACCGCGCCGCTGGTCGGGACCGATACTGAGCTGGGCAGTGGCGAACCGGGCGACATCGCCCGTGAAGTCCTCGACGACGTCGGCCTCGAACAGGGCGACTTCGACCTCCCCGGCGCGTTCGACAGCGACGGGACGCGGCGGGCCATCCTGCTCCGAACGGACCTCGGTGTCGAGCGCGACGACGCCGACCTGACGTTCTCGTTCTCGCTGCCAAAGGGGAGCTACGCGACGGTCCTCCTCCGGGAGTTCCGGAAAGGCGACCCGAACGCGTAG
- a CDS encoding MFS transporter, producing MATETGAEEDVDLLDSFRQFFALERDVLVLSLSMLAFSLAFQMTSRYIPEYMRLLGASAGVIGLYGSVGNLISAVYPYPGGAVSDRIGSRLALTAFATLATVGFGIWYLASVVGDITLGATTLPAWTLVFVGLFLAQAWKSFGLGATFAIVKQSVPSQRLAMGFASTEMFRRIGFLLGPLAAAALLATTATFVDGFQRVLLVALACGLVATVAQHFLYDASEDTLGKSFEGIDQILADLRTMPATLRPLLVADTFVRFANGMVYVFFVIVVTEFLSVGFTGFGVELRPDAFFGVLLGVEMVVAIISMAPVAKLTEWAGLKPAVALGFLVYAVFPLLLIFAPGNQWVLVLLFAFSGLRFAGLPAHKALIVGPAEQDAGGRVTGTYYLLRNTLVIPSAALGGWLYGSEWAVPVGDVVIQAGPELAFGVATVVGLVGVVYFAIFGREFEAYR from the coding sequence ATGGCAACCGAGACGGGAGCCGAGGAGGACGTGGACCTGCTCGACTCCTTCCGGCAGTTCTTCGCGCTGGAGCGGGACGTGCTCGTGCTGTCGCTGTCCATGCTGGCGTTCAGCCTCGCGTTCCAGATGACCAGCCGTTACATCCCCGAGTACATGCGGCTGTTGGGGGCCAGCGCCGGCGTCATCGGCCTGTACGGGAGCGTCGGGAACCTCATCAGCGCGGTGTATCCCTATCCGGGCGGCGCGGTGTCGGACCGCATCGGCTCGCGGCTGGCACTGACTGCCTTCGCGACGCTGGCGACGGTCGGCTTCGGTATCTGGTATCTCGCTTCGGTCGTCGGCGACATCACGCTCGGCGCGACGACGCTGCCGGCGTGGACGCTCGTGTTCGTCGGGCTCTTTCTCGCACAGGCCTGGAAGTCCTTCGGGCTGGGTGCGACCTTCGCCATCGTCAAACAGAGCGTCCCGTCACAGCGCCTTGCGATGGGGTTTGCCAGTACGGAGATGTTCCGCCGCATCGGCTTCTTGCTCGGGCCCCTCGCTGCCGCGGCGCTGCTCGCGACGACGGCGACCTTCGTCGATGGGTTCCAGCGCGTGCTACTGGTCGCGCTGGCCTGTGGTCTCGTCGCCACCGTTGCACAGCACTTCCTCTACGACGCCAGCGAGGACACGCTCGGAAAGTCCTTCGAGGGCATCGACCAGATACTCGCCGACCTGCGGACGATGCCGGCGACACTCCGCCCCCTTCTGGTCGCCGATACGTTCGTCCGCTTCGCCAACGGTATGGTGTACGTGTTTTTCGTCATCGTGGTCACGGAATTTCTCTCGGTGGGGTTCACCGGCTTTGGCGTGGAGCTACGGCCCGACGCCTTCTTCGGCGTCCTGCTCGGCGTCGAGATGGTCGTCGCCATCATCTCGATGGCTCCCGTCGCAAAGCTCACCGAGTGGGCCGGCCTCAAGCCCGCCGTCGCGCTGGGCTTTCTCGTCTACGCCGTGTTCCCGCTCTTGCTCATCTTCGCGCCGGGCAACCAGTGGGTGCTGGTGCTCCTGTTCGCGTTCTCCGGCCTGCGCTTTGCCGGCCTGCCCGCCCACAAGGCGCTCATCGTCGGCCCGGCAGAACAGGACGCTGGCGGCCGCGTCACCGGGACGTACTACCTGCTTCGGAACACGCTGGTCATCCCGAGCGCCGCGCTCGGCGGCTGGCTCTACGGGAGCGAGTGGGCAGTGCCCGTTGGCGATGTCGTCATACAGGCCGGTCCGGAACTGGCCTTCGGCGTCGCTACGGTCGTCGGCCTCGTCGGCGTCGTCTACTTCGCTATCTTCGGCCGGGAGTTCGAGGCCTACAGATAA
- a CDS encoding short-chain fatty acid transporter, translating into MSAGNTDETSLERIGYRLSAWVERWMPSPFLFALILSYVVFLAGVGLTGSGPVEMVGFWYDGFWAFLTFSMQMVLILMTGFVVAYHPRINAGIRRLTEIPNTGKQAVVLVGLLTMLLGWVHWGLSLILGAIFAREMGKTAHENDIDAHYPVLCVAGYLGLGLTWHWGLSGSAPLLLATEGNEFIQQGVIDVVVSASETIFHPYGLILTGLSIAYALVVLYVITPTGDQARGITHYIPEDDLFESASDGGVEATATSKQVPAERINHSRVLGGIIGLTGIALVASQFVQSGIDALGLNIVNFGFLTIGIFIYMDPQTYREKFGEAATAASGIVLLFPFFAGIQGMMATSGLAQLMANALISVSSPQTFPVIAWLTGATVNIFAPSGGGEWIILGPPILEAAQNLGVPAGQATMAYAVGDAHTNLLNPFWALPLLAITRIKAREMFGYAIAMMLALTPFLAVVLFVLPY; encoded by the coding sequence ATGTCGGCTGGTAACACAGATGAAACTTCCCTCGAACGTATCGGCTATCGACTCTCCGCGTGGGTGGAACGGTGGATGCCCAGTCCGTTCCTGTTCGCGCTCATCCTCAGCTACGTCGTGTTTCTGGCCGGCGTCGGCCTCACCGGGTCCGGCCCTGTCGAGATGGTCGGGTTCTGGTACGATGGCTTCTGGGCCTTCCTGACGTTCTCGATGCAGATGGTCCTCATCCTGATGACGGGCTTCGTCGTGGCGTACCACCCGCGTATCAACGCCGGCATCCGCCGGCTGACGGAGATTCCCAACACCGGGAAACAGGCGGTCGTTCTCGTCGGCCTGCTGACGATGCTGCTTGGCTGGGTTCACTGGGGACTGAGCCTCATCCTCGGTGCGATCTTCGCCCGGGAGATGGGCAAGACCGCCCACGAGAACGACATCGACGCTCACTATCCGGTCCTCTGCGTGGCCGGCTATCTCGGCCTCGGCCTCACCTGGCACTGGGGGCTGTCCGGGTCCGCACCGCTCCTCCTCGCAACCGAGGGCAACGAGTTCATCCAGCAGGGCGTCATCGACGTTGTCGTCTCCGCCTCGGAGACCATCTTCCACCCCTACGGCCTCATTCTGACCGGGCTCTCGATAGCCTACGCCCTCGTCGTCCTCTACGTCATCACGCCGACCGGCGACCAGGCACGGGGCATCACGCACTACATCCCCGAAGACGACCTGTTCGAGTCCGCAAGCGACGGCGGCGTGGAAGCGACTGCGACATCCAAGCAGGTCCCGGCCGAGCGCATCAACCACAGCCGCGTTCTCGGTGGGATTATCGGCCTGACCGGCATCGCGCTGGTCGCCTCGCAGTTCGTTCAGTCCGGCATCGACGCGCTCGGACTGAACATCGTCAATTTCGGCTTCCTGACGATTGGGATCTTCATCTACATGGACCCACAGACCTATCGGGAGAAGTTCGGCGAGGCGGCGACCGCCGCGTCGGGCATCGTCTTGCTCTTTCCGTTCTTCGCCGGCATCCAGGGGATGATGGCCACCTCCGGGCTGGCGCAGTTGATGGCCAACGCGCTCATCTCGGTCTCGTCGCCACAGACGTTCCCGGTCATCGCCTGGCTCACCGGCGCGACGGTCAACATCTTCGCTCCCTCCGGCGGCGGTGAGTGGATCATTCTCGGGCCGCCGATTCTCGAAGCCGCGCAGAACCTCGGCGTCCCGGCCGGGCAGGCGACGATGGCCTACGCCGTCGGCGACGCCCACACGAACCTCCTGAACCCCTTCTGGGCGCTGCCGCTGCTCGCCATCACCCGCATCAAGGCCCGGGAGATGTTCGGCTACGCTATCGCGATGATGCTCGCGCTCACGCCGTTCCTGGCGGTCGTGCTGTTCGTCTTGCCGTACTGA
- a CDS encoding C-terminal binding protein — MSYKVVVSDTKVMDGETRAAVLNAVDATVETITAKEPAAVARAVKDADALIVDAGTQVTAEVIDAADSLKVVGRAGIGVDNIDVQAAVEAGVAVVNVPEYSVEEVSTHTFALVLACLRKIPTFDRSVKRGEWEWSVGQPVRRLAGSTVGLVAFGKLASRFAAKLRGFDVDVVAYDPYVPEYRMGDLGVESVTFGTLLADSDIVSLHAPLTDETRGMIDADALDQMRDDALLVNTARGGLVDETALYDALAGGDLGGAGLDVREAEPPGDSPLHDLDSVVCSPHVAWYSEASRVELTQTVAEDVIRVLRGEEPENPVDPETGWF; from the coding sequence ATGTCATACAAAGTCGTCGTCTCTGACACCAAAGTGATGGACGGGGAGACACGGGCGGCGGTGCTGAACGCGGTCGACGCGACTGTCGAAACGATAACGGCGAAAGAGCCGGCGGCAGTCGCACGCGCAGTGAAAGACGCCGACGCGTTAATCGTCGACGCCGGCACGCAGGTCACGGCCGAGGTCATCGACGCCGCCGACTCGCTCAAAGTGGTGGGCCGGGCCGGCATCGGCGTGGACAACATCGATGTCCAGGCGGCAGTCGAGGCCGGCGTGGCGGTCGTCAACGTCCCAGAGTACTCTGTCGAAGAGGTGTCGACCCACACGTTCGCGCTCGTACTCGCCTGCCTGCGGAAGATACCCACGTTCGACCGCTCGGTCAAGCGCGGCGAGTGGGAGTGGTCGGTCGGGCAGCCGGTCCGTCGCCTCGCCGGCAGCACCGTTGGCCTCGTTGCCTTCGGCAAGCTCGCCAGCCGGTTCGCCGCGAAGCTCCGGGGGTTCGACGTGGACGTCGTCGCCTACGACCCGTACGTTCCCGAGTACCGGATGGGCGACCTCGGCGTCGAGTCGGTCACGTTCGGGACGCTGCTGGCCGATTCCGACATCGTCTCGCTGCACGCGCCGCTGACCGACGAGACTCGGGGGATGATCGACGCGGACGCGCTCGACCAGATGCGCGACGACGCGCTGCTCGTAAACACGGCCAGGGGCGGGCTCGTCGACGAGACGGCGCTGTACGACGCGCTCGCCGGCGGCGACCTCGGCGGGGCCGGACTGGACGTTCGCGAGGCGGAACCGCCCGGTGACTCGCCGCTGCACGACCTCGACAGCGTCGTCTGTAGCCCCCACGTCGCGTGGTACTCCGAAGCGTCCCGGGTCGAACTGACACAGACCGTGGCCGAAGACGTCATCCGGGTACTGCGGGGCGAGGAGCCGGAGAACCCCGTCGACCCCGAGACCGGCTGGTTCTGA
- a CDS encoding thiamine-phosphate synthase family protein codes for MTLQLPSEIVVERFLPTARAMLATRLDEKGWTQQEIADQLGVTQAAVSKYGSGSVTVEERFREDARMQQTIERIADGLAAGEMDEFAVLGELLALVREFEDRGPICAVHEEEMPALQGMGCDLCVRGTDTAVKAERAVLSSVRRATRLLADSAVVVDAIPNVGMNVGMALPDAGDALDVAAVPGRIHDLRGRVNVPSNPEFGASEHVAGTILAAMAVDPSRRAALNLSTDEAVLDAAHEQGIELLEFDAGYEDRDERLEAAFRERGGVPRVIYHSGAFGIEPITYVFGESAVEAAELAVELLAEADT; via the coding sequence ATGACACTGCAGTTGCCGAGCGAAATCGTGGTCGAGCGATTCCTCCCGACGGCCCGGGCGATGCTCGCCACGAGACTCGACGAGAAGGGGTGGACGCAGCAGGAGATCGCCGACCAGCTCGGAGTGACACAGGCCGCAGTAAGCAAGTACGGCAGCGGCTCGGTCACCGTAGAAGAGCGGTTTCGAGAGGACGCCCGGATGCAACAGACTATCGAGCGGATCGCCGACGGACTGGCCGCGGGCGAGATGGACGAGTTCGCGGTGCTTGGCGAACTGCTCGCCCTGGTACGGGAGTTCGAGGATAGGGGGCCCATCTGTGCAGTCCACGAGGAGGAGATGCCGGCGCTACAGGGGATGGGCTGTGACCTCTGTGTTCGGGGAACAGATACCGCCGTGAAAGCGGAACGGGCCGTGCTGTCGTCGGTCCGGCGAGCCACGCGACTGCTGGCGGACAGCGCCGTCGTCGTCGACGCCATCCCGAACGTGGGGATGAACGTCGGCATGGCGCTGCCGGACGCCGGGGACGCCCTCGACGTGGCGGCGGTCCCCGGCCGGATTCACGATCTGCGGGGGCGGGTCAACGTCCCGTCGAACCCCGAGTTCGGCGCGTCGGAACACGTCGCGGGGACGATACTGGCGGCGATGGCCGTCGACCCCTCGCGCCGGGCGGCGCTCAATCTGAGCACTGACGAGGCGGTCCTCGACGCCGCCCACGAGCAGGGCATCGAGCTGCTGGAGTTCGACGCCGGCTACGAGGACCGGGACGAACGGCTCGAAGCGGCCTTCCGCGAACGCGGCGGCGTCCCCCGTGTCATCTACCACAGCGGCGCGTTCGGCATCGAACCGATAACCTACGTCTTCGGCGAGTCGGCGGTCGAGGCGGCCGAACTTGCGGTCGAACTCCTCGCCGAAGCCGACACATAA
- the tenA gene encoding thiaminase II translates to MAFSDHLLDIGEDIWDAQKDHPFVRELADGTLDEAAFEHWVKQDYRYLQDYARLFALAGATANDESTMTHLLGVAHQVLDTEMDLHREFASDYGISRRELESTEKAPTCLAYTNFLVRTAYEGHEAEIAAALYPCMQGYLDVAEHMADLADGEHRYTPFIDMYTSDDFREATGWCRAYVDRCGERYPGQHDAMEDAFRTSAKLEHRFWEMAYTQEGWEL, encoded by the coding sequence ATGGCGTTCAGCGACCACCTGCTCGACATCGGCGAAGACATCTGGGACGCACAGAAGGACCACCCGTTCGTCCGCGAACTGGCCGACGGGACACTCGACGAAGCGGCGTTCGAGCACTGGGTGAAACAGGACTACCGGTACCTGCAGGACTACGCGCGGCTGTTCGCGCTCGCCGGCGCGACGGCAAACGACGAATCGACGATGACGCACCTGCTCGGGGTCGCCCATCAGGTGCTCGACACCGAGATGGACCTCCACCGGGAGTTCGCGTCGGACTACGGCATCTCGCGTCGTGAGTTGGAGTCTACCGAGAAAGCTCCGACCTGTCTGGCGTACACGAACTTCCTCGTCCGAACGGCCTATGAGGGCCACGAGGCGGAGATCGCCGCCGCGCTATACCCTTGCATGCAGGGTTACCTCGACGTGGCCGAACACATGGCCGACCTGGCCGACGGCGAGCACCGGTACACGCCGTTCATCGATATGTACACCAGCGACGACTTCCGCGAGGCGACGGGCTGGTGTCGGGCGTACGTCGACCGCTGTGGCGAGCGCTATCCCGGCCAACACGACGCCATGGAAGACGCGTTCCGCACGAGCGCGAAACTCGAACACCGGTTCTGGGAGATGGCCTACACGCAGGAGGGGTGGGAGCTATGA
- a CDS encoding TenA family protein has translation MTGETYSAYADRVTDPRFTDWLREQSQPDWDAAVEHRFVEELGAGTLDEDAFAEYLVQDYAFVDELVGTFGHAVGQAPDMAAKRQFVEFLDTVTDEEDDYFERSFAALGVEDSRWQDPEQTPATRAFIDLLARAAREGGYAETLAVLVPAEWIYESWATAAAAAHGDPDSDGLPSSGMGLPFYFAEWVDLHAVDSFVAFVDWLRGELDAVGPTLSPRREARVASLFDRTVTLEQQFFETAYEETAETPDHEVSP, from the coding sequence ATGACTGGCGAGACGTACTCGGCGTACGCCGACCGCGTCACAGACCCCCGATTCACCGACTGGCTCCGGGAGCAGAGTCAACCGGACTGGGACGCCGCCGTCGAACACCGGTTTGTCGAGGAACTCGGGGCCGGCACGCTCGACGAAGACGCGTTCGCCGAGTATCTGGTACAGGACTACGCGTTCGTCGACGAACTCGTCGGGACGTTCGGCCACGCGGTCGGGCAGGCCCCCGATATGGCCGCCAAACGCCAGTTTGTGGAGTTCCTCGATACCGTGACCGACGAGGAAGACGACTACTTCGAGCGCTCCTTTGCCGCACTCGGCGTCGAAGATTCGCGCTGGCAGGACCCCGAGCAGACGCCGGCGACGAGGGCGTTCATCGACCTGCTCGCTCGTGCCGCCCGAGAGGGGGGCTACGCCGAGACGCTGGCCGTCCTCGTCCCGGCAGAGTGGATATACGAGTCGTGGGCGACGGCCGCCGCGGCGGCCCACGGCGACCCGGACAGCGACGGCCTCCCCAGCTCCGGGATGGGACTGCCGTTCTACTTCGCCGAGTGGGTCGATCTCCACGCCGTCGACTCCTTCGTCGCGTTCGTCGACTGGCTCCGGGGCGAACTCGACGCCGTCGGGCCGACGCTTTCGCCCCGCCGGGAGGCCCGCGTCGCGTCGCTGTTCGACCGCACGGTCACGCTCGAACAGCAGTTCTTCGAGACGGCCTACGAGGAAACCGCTGAGACGCCCGACCACGAGGTGAGCCCGTAG